A window of Streptomyces sp. N50 contains these coding sequences:
- a CDS encoding YbaB/EbfC family DNA-binding protein, whose translation MTQEPESGPDGYEEQLERRLARARAELAAAERGAARAEAGMADFSSATVSKDGSVEVTVGPRGELSDLRFLGDKFRGMSSAELGAAIIEAVEAGRDQARREAAHHLRPLDTAGPQVPELAGLGIDWARFTGPSAPARSRSARPAARTRLHDEIADDEEDGGIR comes from the coding sequence ATGACCCAGGAGCCCGAGTCCGGCCCGGACGGTTACGAGGAACAGCTGGAGCGACGCCTCGCCCGGGCCAGAGCCGAACTGGCGGCAGCAGAGCGGGGCGCGGCACGCGCGGAGGCCGGCATGGCCGACTTCTCCTCGGCCACCGTCTCCAAGGACGGCTCCGTCGAGGTCACCGTCGGACCCCGGGGCGAACTGAGCGACCTGCGGTTCCTGGGCGACAAGTTCCGTGGGATGTCGAGCGCGGAACTCGGCGCGGCGATCATCGAGGCGGTCGAAGCGGGCCGCGATCAGGCACGGCGCGAGGCGGCCCACCACTTACGGCCGCTCGACACCGCAGGCCCGCAGGTGCCCGAACTCGCCGGACTCGGCATCGACTGGGCCCGGTTCACGGGCCCGTCCGCCCCCGCGCGGAGCCGCTCCGCCAGACCCGCCGCACGCACCCGCCTGCACGACGAGATCGCTGACGACGAGGAAGACGGAGGCATCCGATGA
- a CDS encoding ornithine cyclodeaminase family protein, producing the protein MSGLLVLDRRQTAAALRPDAVLDAVGRALVSVARDEVSVPPRIAALTPTGLLGAMPGYVPGLGLAAKLVTVTADPRHPGRGFHRGLVALFDEHDGRALALVDGESLTEVRTAAVATRSALALAVRPGLGRVTVVGTGAQARAQLALLAAVLPEAEVTVAGRDPVRAGAAAALYPGARVAAGVEEAVRDADVVFCCTGATAPVVRREWLAPGVHVSSVGGSQGPELDPETVRDAVLFTEWTGAATAPPPAGAHELQGLAPGRPVILLGSVLDGGHPGRGGDTDTLTVFKSTGHAALDVAAVRVAYDVALERGWGVRVDL; encoded by the coding sequence GTGAGCGGTCTGCTCGTGCTGGACCGTCGGCAGACGGCCGCCGCCCTGCGGCCCGACGCCGTCCTCGACGCGGTGGGCCGGGCCCTGGTCTCCGTCGCCCGCGACGAGGTCTCCGTCCCGCCGCGGATCGCCGCCCTGACCCCGACCGGCCTGCTGGGCGCGATGCCGGGTTACGTCCCAGGGCTTGGGCTGGCCGCGAAGCTGGTGACCGTGACCGCCGATCCACGGCACCCCGGACGCGGTTTCCACCGGGGACTGGTGGCACTGTTCGACGAACACGACGGGCGGGCGCTCGCGCTCGTCGACGGCGAGTCGCTGACCGAGGTCCGCACCGCGGCGGTCGCCACCCGCAGCGCGCTGGCCCTGGCCGTCCGCCCCGGTCTCGGCCGGGTGACGGTGGTGGGGACAGGCGCGCAGGCCCGCGCACAACTGGCGCTGCTCGCAGCCGTGTTGCCCGAGGCCGAGGTGACGGTGGCCGGCCGCGATCCGGTACGGGCCGGCGCGGCGGCCGCGCTGTATCCCGGCGCGCGGGTCGCCGCCGGTGTCGAGGAGGCGGTACGCGACGCCGATGTGGTGTTCTGCTGCACCGGCGCCACCGCGCCCGTCGTCCGGCGCGAGTGGCTCGCGCCCGGCGTCCATGTCTCGTCGGTCGGCGGCTCCCAGGGGCCCGAACTGGACCCTGAGACCGTCCGCGACGCGGTCCTGTTCACCGAGTGGACCGGTGCGGCCACGGCGCCACCACCGGCGGGCGCCCATGAACTCCAGGGTCTCGCCCCCGGCCGGCCGGTGATCCTCCTCGGGTCCGTCCTCGACGGCGGCCATCCGGGCCGGGGCGGGGACACCGACACCCTCACCGTCTTCAAGTCCACCGGCCACGCCGCTCTCGACGTCGCGGCGGTCCGGGTGGCCTACGACGTGGCGCTCGAACGGGGCTGGGGCGTCCGCGTGGACCTGTGA
- a CDS encoding IclR family transcriptional regulator yields MPDAPPVPAQPRSAVDKALDLVEAVSRAPHPVRLTELAAEVGLHRATAYRILLDLVRRGWVLRAGDRYLPGAAVLRMSASAAGNSLTALARPVLERLSAATSMMVNLQVLEEGGARVIDVVRPERLAMISHLRGELLPVRRFAGPLALVAALEPDARTRWLDGLGDEAADVTRELAEVERTGVAVERGRNDKLVASVSRAVAPDPGAPVCALTVVGPDAEFDGPELASVERELRAAADELGTALTVGAPEAGR; encoded by the coding sequence ATGCCCGACGCACCCCCTGTTCCGGCACAGCCCAGGTCGGCCGTGGACAAGGCGCTCGACCTGGTCGAGGCCGTCTCGCGCGCACCGCACCCGGTGCGGCTGACCGAGCTGGCCGCCGAGGTGGGCCTGCACCGTGCCACCGCCTACCGGATCCTGCTGGACCTGGTCCGGCGGGGCTGGGTGCTGCGGGCCGGTGACCGTTATCTGCCCGGCGCCGCCGTGCTGCGGATGTCCGCCTCGGCCGCGGGCAACTCGCTGACCGCGCTGGCCCGTCCGGTGCTGGAACGGCTGTCCGCCGCGACCTCGATGATGGTCAACCTCCAGGTCCTGGAGGAGGGCGGCGCCCGGGTGATCGACGTGGTCAGGCCCGAACGGCTGGCCATGATCAGCCACTTGAGGGGCGAACTGCTGCCGGTACGGCGGTTCGCCGGACCGCTGGCCCTGGTCGCCGCGCTCGAACCGGACGCCAGGACACGGTGGTTGGACGGACTCGGCGACGAAGCCGCCGACGTGACACGGGAGTTGGCCGAGGTGGAACGGACCGGCGTCGCCGTGGAGCGCGGTCGTAACGACAAGTTGGTGGCCTCCGTCAGCCGGGCGGTTGCGCCCGACCCCGGCGCTCCGGTGTGCGCGCTGACGGTCGTGGGACCGGACGCCGAGTTCGACGGGCCGGAACTGGCCTCCGTGGAGCGGGAGTTGCGCGCGGCGGCGGACGAGCTGGGGACGGCACTGACCGTCGGTGCGCCGGAGGCCGGCCGGTGA
- a CDS encoding amidohydrolase family protein: MTTCDLRPLVLKVTMTDLPPGAPTPWAAPPAGTVTVYRGATLFDGTGDRPRADTTIVTDGERIHTVVGDGEPLPPLAADAPHIDLDGRFVVPGLIDTHQHLATPPDRPVAEAVLRRLVHSGVTAVRDMADDLRQIGDLARATLVGEIPGPDIRYAALMAGPSFFDDPRTHEVSRGATPGAVPWMQAITPDTDLTIAVALARGTHAAAIKVYADLDAATVTAITAEAHRQGIAVWAHATVFPAAPGEVVAAGVDSVSHVTLLAFENPAEPLSSYKTKPTVDYDRFTAGDDPQLAALFAEMRRRGTVLDATASMWTSDELRGDTAESVERARRNSELAAALTAQAHRAGVDVCTGTDFETAPNDPFPALYGELAFLVDRCGMSAADVLRAATLIGARAAGTEADMGSVEAGKLANFAVLDEDPLRDIANLRTITLTVKRGRRFDRADFEKDAQ; encoded by the coding sequence ATGACGACCTGCGACCTACGACCCCTCGTCCTGAAGGTGACCATGACCGATCTGCCCCCGGGTGCCCCGACCCCCTGGGCCGCACCGCCCGCCGGAACCGTCACGGTCTACCGCGGCGCCACCCTCTTCGACGGCACCGGCGATCGGCCCCGTGCGGACACCACGATCGTCACGGACGGCGAGCGGATCCACACCGTCGTCGGCGACGGCGAACCGTTGCCCCCGCTCGCGGCCGACGCGCCCCACATCGACCTCGACGGCAGGTTCGTCGTCCCCGGCCTGATCGACACCCACCAGCACCTGGCCACCCCGCCCGACCGGCCCGTCGCCGAGGCGGTGCTGAGGCGCCTGGTGCACAGCGGGGTCACCGCTGTCCGCGACATGGCCGACGACCTGCGGCAGATCGGCGACCTCGCCCGGGCCACGCTGGTCGGCGAGATCCCCGGCCCCGACATCCGTTACGCGGCGCTCATGGCCGGCCCCTCCTTCTTCGACGACCCGCGCACCCACGAGGTCTCCCGGGGCGCCACGCCCGGCGCCGTCCCCTGGATGCAGGCCATCACCCCCGACACCGACCTCACCATCGCCGTCGCCCTGGCCCGTGGCACCCACGCCGCCGCGATCAAGGTCTACGCCGACCTGGACGCCGCGACCGTCACCGCGATCACCGCCGAGGCACACCGCCAGGGCATCGCCGTCTGGGCGCACGCCACCGTCTTCCCGGCCGCGCCGGGCGAGGTCGTCGCCGCGGGCGTCGACAGCGTCTCCCACGTCACCCTGCTCGCCTTCGAGAACCCCGCCGAGCCGCTGAGCAGCTACAAGACGAAACCCACCGTGGATTACGACCGTTTCACCGCGGGCGACGACCCCCAACTGGCCGCGCTCTTCGCCGAGATGCGTCGCCGGGGCACCGTCCTTGACGCCACCGCGTCCATGTGGACCAGCGACGAACTCCGGGGCGACACCGCCGAGTCCGTCGAACGGGCCCGCCGCAACAGCGAGTTGGCCGCCGCGCTCACCGCCCAGGCCCACCGCGCCGGAGTCGACGTCTGTACCGGAACGGATTTCGAGACCGCCCCCAACGACCCGTTTCCCGCGCTCTACGGCGAACTCGCCTTCCTAGTCGACCGTTGCGGGATGTCGGCCGCCGACGTCCTGCGCGCGGCGACCCTCATCGGCGCCAGGGCCGCCGGCACCGAGGCGGACATGGGCAGCGTAGAAGCCGGAAAGCTCGCGAACTTCGCCGTCCTGGACGAGGACCCGCTCCGGGACATCGCCAACCTGCGCACCATCACCCTCACCGTGAAACGCGGCCGCCGCTTCGACCGCGCCGACTTCGAGAAGGACGCCCAGTGA
- a CDS encoding dipeptidase, with product MIVNALGQLDNPNTPAARAAATQLNPGSAQLALDARAIAEARASGLTAVNITLGYTMGDLPPYEHTLDEIAVWDGILDAHPADLLKVRTADDIRRAHRERRIGVVYGFQNAVAVGEDPALVDSRVAGFAEAGVRVVQLTYNQANHLGDGSMATANRGLTPFGHRVVEALNDHHLMVDLSHSGENTCLDAARHSRQPVSINHTGCRALADLPRNKTDEELRLVADRGGFVGIYFMPFLNPTGHATAADVVDHIVHAVDVCGEDHVGIGTDGSVTAVDDLDAYRASLAEHVAARRAAGVGAAGERADTYPFVVDLRGVDQFRDLVRLLEKRGYRSGRVEKILGRNFLDYADRVWAS from the coding sequence ATGATCGTCAACGCGCTGGGGCAGCTCGACAACCCCAACACCCCCGCCGCCCGGGCCGCCGCCACACAGCTCAACCCCGGCAGCGCCCAACTCGCCCTCGACGCCCGGGCGATCGCCGAGGCCCGCGCCTCCGGCCTGACCGCCGTCAACATCACCCTCGGCTACACCATGGGCGACCTCCCGCCGTACGAGCACACGCTGGACGAGATCGCGGTCTGGGACGGCATCCTCGACGCACACCCGGCCGACCTGCTCAAGGTCCGTACGGCCGACGACATCCGGCGCGCCCATCGCGAGCGGCGGATCGGCGTCGTCTACGGCTTCCAGAACGCCGTCGCCGTCGGAGAGGACCCGGCCCTCGTCGACAGCCGCGTCGCCGGGTTCGCGGAGGCCGGCGTACGGGTCGTCCAGCTCACCTACAACCAGGCCAACCACCTCGGCGACGGCTCCATGGCCACCGCCAACCGGGGCCTGACCCCCTTCGGCCACCGGGTCGTCGAGGCCCTCAACGACCACCACCTGATGGTCGACCTCTCCCACAGCGGGGAGAACACCTGCCTGGACGCCGCCCGGCACTCCCGGCAGCCCGTGTCGATCAACCACACCGGCTGCCGTGCCCTCGCCGACCTCCCGCGCAACAAGACGGACGAGGAGCTCCGACTGGTCGCCGACCGGGGCGGGTTCGTCGGCATCTACTTCATGCCCTTCCTCAACCCGACCGGCCACGCCACCGCCGCCGATGTCGTCGACCACATCGTGCACGCGGTCGACGTCTGCGGCGAGGACCATGTCGGCATCGGCACCGACGGCAGCGTCACCGCCGTGGACGACCTCGACGCCTATCGCGCCTCGCTAGCCGAGCATGTCGCCGCCCGCCGGGCGGCCGGTGTCGGCGCGGCGGGCGAACGGGCCGACACCTACCCCTTCGTCGTGGACCTGCGCGGCGTCGACCAGTTCCGCGACCTCGTCCGCCTCCTGGAGAAGCGCGGCTACCGCTCCGGACGCGTCGAGAAGATCCTCGGCCGCAACTTCCTCGACTACGCCGACCGCGTCTGGGCGTCCTGA
- a CDS encoding HAMP domain-containing sensor histidine kinase, which yields MRLNPRAVLSGLPFRSRLAVAFSGLFLLAGTALLAFVVLLARYGTDQQVQGLSITYADVPSSPTTSFAPSHPTRPDPFSSPQSDSAMIKKIDQTVRAVQNTALRQMVLWSAVGLLVMALLAGLLGRWLAGRALRPVASTTEAARRISEQSLHQRLALSGPDDELHRLADTFDTMLDRLEKSFESQRRFVANASHELKTPLAAQRATLQVGLADPLPEGLAEVREDLLTTNREAEQLINALLLLARSDRGPDATESVDLAEVARLVTAELSAQAAQNGVHLDLNADTRPVVPGDPVLLRHLLVNLIRNAIQYNRPDGTVHVRLDTATVTVTNTGPHVSAQRIPGLFEPFRRLDADRTATTGHGLGLSIAASIAEAHHATLTARPGPDGGLVLTVRFPWAAQGKVVMP from the coding sequence GTGCGACTGAACCCGCGGGCCGTGCTGAGCGGACTGCCCTTCCGCAGTCGCCTGGCCGTCGCCTTCTCCGGGCTCTTCCTGCTCGCCGGCACGGCCCTGCTCGCCTTCGTGGTGCTGCTCGCGCGCTACGGAACGGATCAACAGGTCCAGGGGCTGTCGATCACCTACGCCGATGTGCCGAGCAGTCCTACGACGTCCTTCGCGCCGTCGCACCCCACTCGGCCGGACCCCTTCTCCTCGCCCCAGAGCGACAGCGCCATGATCAAGAAGATCGACCAGACCGTGCGGGCCGTACAGAACACCGCGCTGCGCCAGATGGTGCTCTGGTCCGCCGTCGGCCTCCTCGTCATGGCGTTGCTGGCCGGACTGCTCGGCCGGTGGCTCGCGGGACGGGCCCTGCGTCCCGTCGCCTCCACGACCGAGGCCGCCCGCCGTATCAGCGAACAGAGCCTGCATCAGCGCCTGGCGCTCAGCGGCCCCGACGACGAACTGCACCGCCTCGCCGACACCTTCGACACCATGCTCGACCGGCTGGAGAAGTCCTTCGAGAGCCAACGCCGTTTCGTCGCCAACGCCTCCCACGAACTCAAGACCCCTCTCGCCGCCCAGCGCGCCACCCTCCAGGTCGGCCTCGCCGATCCCCTCCCCGAGGGCCTCGCCGAGGTGCGGGAGGACCTGCTCACCACCAACCGCGAAGCCGAACAACTGATCAACGCGCTCCTGCTGCTGGCCCGGAGCGACCGAGGGCCGGACGCGACCGAAAGCGTGGATCTGGCGGAGGTCGCCCGGCTGGTGACGGCCGAACTCTCCGCTCAGGCAGCCCAGAACGGTGTGCACCTCGATCTCAATGCCGACACGCGGCCGGTCGTTCCCGGAGACCCCGTTCTGCTGCGCCACCTGCTGGTGAACCTGATCCGCAACGCGATCCAGTACAACCGCCCCGACGGCACCGTCCACGTACGGCTCGACACGGCGACCGTCACGGTGACCAACACGGGCCCCCACGTGTCCGCCCAACGGATCCCCGGCCTGTTCGAACCCTTCCGCCGCCTCGACGCGGACCGCACCGCCACCACCGGCCACGGCCTGGGGCTGTCCATCGCCGCCTCCATCGCCGAGGCACACCACGCCACGCTGACGGCACGACCCGGTCCCGACGGCGGACTCGTGCTCACCGTGCGCTTCCCCTGGGCGGCGCAGGGGAAAGTCGTGATGCCGTGA
- a CDS encoding response regulator transcription factor, with the protein MRVLVAEDHRVLARTIATGLRRQAMAVDVAATGDAAERMCLLTAYDVLILDRDLPVMSGDEVCRRLRELQDPPRIIMLTAAGELTDRIHGLTELGADDYLAKPFDFAELVARVRALSRRAPKPPSAVLCFGSISLDKARREVSVDGRPLELTPKEFAVLHLLLVSGGAPVAHDELVRTVWDEHLDPRTSAVRATVSRLRGKLGDPGLIAADTGEGYRLCD; encoded by the coding sequence ATGAGAGTTCTGGTTGCCGAGGACCACCGTGTGCTCGCCCGCACCATCGCCACCGGTCTGCGCCGCCAGGCCATGGCCGTCGACGTCGCCGCCACGGGCGACGCGGCCGAGCGGATGTGTCTGCTCACCGCCTACGACGTGCTGATCCTCGACCGCGATCTGCCGGTCATGAGCGGTGACGAGGTGTGCAGGCGGCTGCGCGAACTCCAGGATCCACCGCGGATCATCATGCTGACCGCGGCCGGTGAACTCACCGACAGGATCCACGGCCTCACCGAGCTCGGCGCGGACGACTACCTTGCCAAGCCCTTCGACTTCGCCGAACTCGTGGCCCGGGTACGCGCCTTGAGCCGTCGCGCGCCCAAGCCGCCCTCCGCCGTGCTGTGCTTCGGGAGCATCTCCCTCGACAAGGCGCGGCGTGAGGTGTCCGTGGACGGCCGACCGCTGGAACTGACGCCGAAGGAGTTTGCCGTCCTGCACCTGCTGCTCGTGTCCGGCGGTGCGCCGGTGGCGCACGACGAACTGGTCCGCACCGTCTGGGACGAGCACCTCGACCCGCGCACCAGCGCGGTCCGCGCCACCGTCAGCCGGTTGCGCGGCAAGCTCGGCGACCCGGGCCTGATCGCCGCCGACACGGGGGAGGGGTACCGGCTGTGCGACTGA
- a CDS encoding ABC transporter permease, whose protein sequence is MNFVKRAGMSLGARKSRTAALLAIFVVICVLLLGGFLLKAAAARQEADAQRTIGVDVTVRMKGFTPALADRLGASALVHRYNPELPVGAGALDFTPLTSNAPRPGGAGGGTKKPGAEKDPLSVNGVRDSDLLLPFSYGSTKITAGRGITPADAGHDVALIERRLADKNHLKVGDTVRVRSADGERTVPLTVVGVFQDPTPDPTSWARPHELPGNTLYVPVRAAQQLTTGTASLSEAVFKIGSPDRAEQLHAEAERLLGEGGFDFRVNDKAYRDQVRPIQRVGTFAGLVVWVIALAGALVLGLVVTLQIRERRAELGVLLSMGERKWKLVGQHAVEVAAVALPAVALAAVAGSLAGQHVGDTFLGHQTGKPLTSAGARGAEIAPVAVRVEPAAIGKVAGIGLGISLVSTVVPGIGILRLHPRSILTDPE, encoded by the coding sequence ATGAACTTCGTCAAGCGCGCCGGGATGAGCCTCGGTGCCAGAAAGTCCAGGACCGCGGCCCTGCTGGCGATCTTCGTCGTCATCTGTGTCCTGCTCCTCGGCGGCTTCCTGCTGAAGGCCGCCGCGGCCCGCCAGGAGGCCGACGCGCAACGCACCATCGGCGTCGACGTCACGGTCAGGATGAAGGGGTTCACGCCGGCCCTGGCCGACCGGCTCGGTGCCTCGGCCCTGGTGCACCGCTACAACCCGGAACTGCCGGTGGGAGCCGGTGCGTTGGACTTCACCCCGCTGACATCGAACGCGCCGCGGCCGGGCGGTGCCGGAGGCGGGACGAAGAAACCCGGGGCCGAGAAGGATCCGCTGTCCGTGAACGGCGTCCGCGACTCGGACCTGCTGCTGCCCTTCTCGTACGGCTCGACGAAGATCACGGCGGGCCGTGGCATCACCCCCGCGGACGCGGGCCACGACGTCGCGCTGATCGAACGGCGCCTGGCCGACAAGAACCACCTCAAGGTCGGCGACACCGTCCGGGTGCGGTCCGCGGACGGCGAACGCACGGTGCCGCTCACGGTCGTCGGTGTCTTCCAGGACCCGACTCCGGATCCGACAAGTTGGGCGCGTCCGCACGAACTGCCCGGCAACACGCTGTACGTGCCGGTGCGCGCCGCGCAGCAGCTGACCACCGGCACCGCGAGCCTCAGCGAGGCGGTGTTCAAGATCGGTTCACCGGACCGTGCCGAGCAGCTGCACGCCGAGGCCGAACGGCTCCTGGGCGAAGGCGGGTTCGACTTCCGCGTCAACGACAAGGCGTACCGCGACCAGGTCCGCCCGATCCAGCGGGTCGGCACCTTCGCCGGCCTGGTCGTCTGGGTGATCGCCCTGGCCGGCGCGCTGGTCCTCGGGCTCGTCGTGACGCTGCAGATCCGCGAGCGGCGCGCCGAACTCGGGGTGCTGCTCTCGATGGGCGAGAGGAAGTGGAAGCTTGTCGGCCAGCACGCCGTGGAGGTGGCGGCCGTCGCGCTGCCCGCCGTAGCGCTCGCCGCCGTGGCCGGCTCCCTCGCCGGGCAGCACGTGGGCGACACGTTCCTCGGCCACCAGACCGGCAAGCCGCTCACGTCGGCCGGAGCGCGGGGCGCCGAGATAGCCCCGGTCGCGGTACGGGTCGAGCCGGCCGCCATCGGAAAGGTCGCCGGCATCGGGCTCGGCATCTCCCTGGTCTCCACCGTCGTCCCGGGCATCGGGATCCTCCGCCTGCATCCCCGATCCATCCTCACCGACCCCGAATAG
- a CDS encoding ABC transporter permease gives MNFVKRAGLSLWARKSRTLITFATFLVISVMVLSGVLINDATAQAEQQAERSVGAEITMEMDMDRSGGGGGMRAPSIDAATVDRLGALPQVQKYTYSMWDRAFLKGRYKLVDGGPKTQTMGPGATSATGVLDSSLLPDFRSGKFILLSGRHLTAADRDKKKLLIEERLARKNGLKVGDTIPLTSNDEKTTVDFTVAGIYRDPRPSTEPEPENYLSPANLLYGTVGGVSALESGGKGTLQVGLATFLLQDADEQSAFKEKAKQVAGSALDGFKLDANDKAVQQMTGPLKSIRSTATVAMWLMGVAGAAVLALLVDLAVKQRRREYGVLLAMGEKKAKLVTQQALEIVVVAAVAIGVSSLFAPALTQSAGQSLLGREASAAEKKLNSWQPPAPGSTGLDQGIDPNDKPVENADPISRITVALDPADLAVVGSVGLGIGLLATAIPATAVLRLSPRTILTKGK, from the coding sequence ATGAACTTCGTCAAACGCGCCGGGCTCAGCCTGTGGGCCCGCAAGAGCCGCACCCTGATCACCTTCGCCACCTTCCTCGTCATCTCCGTGATGGTGCTGTCGGGCGTCCTGATCAACGACGCGACGGCCCAGGCCGAGCAGCAGGCCGAACGTTCCGTGGGCGCGGAGATCACCATGGAGATGGACATGGACCGGTCGGGCGGTGGCGGCGGCATGCGGGCACCGAGCATCGACGCCGCGACCGTGGACAGGCTCGGTGCGCTGCCCCAGGTCCAGAAGTACACCTACTCGATGTGGGACCGTGCCTTCCTCAAGGGCCGGTACAAGCTGGTCGACGGCGGGCCGAAGACCCAGACCATGGGCCCCGGCGCCACGTCGGCCACCGGCGTGCTCGACTCCTCGCTGCTGCCCGACTTCCGCAGCGGCAAGTTCATCCTCCTGTCCGGCCGTCACCTCACGGCCGCCGACCGGGACAAGAAGAAGCTCCTGATCGAGGAGCGGCTGGCCAGGAAGAACGGTCTCAAGGTCGGGGACACGATCCCTCTGACGTCGAACGACGAGAAGACGACGGTCGACTTCACGGTGGCCGGCATCTACCGTGACCCGCGCCCCAGCACCGAACCCGAGCCCGAAAACTACCTCAGCCCGGCCAACCTGTTGTACGGCACCGTGGGCGGTGTCTCCGCACTCGAGTCCGGAGGCAAGGGAACGCTCCAGGTGGGCCTGGCGACCTTCCTTCTCCAGGACGCCGACGAACAGAGCGCGTTCAAGGAAAAGGCGAAGCAGGTCGCGGGCTCGGCGCTCGACGGGTTCAAGCTCGACGCCAACGACAAGGCCGTCCAGCAGATGACGGGCCCGCTGAAGAGCATCCGCTCCACGGCCACCGTGGCCATGTGGCTCATGGGCGTCGCCGGCGCGGCCGTCCTGGCCCTCCTGGTCGATCTCGCGGTCAAGCAGCGCCGCAGGGAGTACGGCGTCCTGCTGGCCATGGGTGAGAAGAAGGCCAAGCTCGTCACCCAGCAGGCCCTGGAAATCGTCGTGGTCGCCGCCGTCGCCATCGGCGTCAGCTCACTCTTCGCCCCGGCCCTGACCCAGAGCGCCGGACAGTCGCTGCTCGGCAGGGAAGCCTCGGCCGCCGAGAAGAAGCTCAACTCCTGGCAGCCCCCGGCCCCCGGCAGCACCGGTCTCGATCAGGGCATCGACCCGAACGACAAGCCCGTGGAGAACGCCGACCCCATCAGCAGGATCACGGTGGCGCTCGATCCGGCGGACCTCGCCGTGGTCGGTTCCGTCGGCCTCGGCATCGGCCTGCTCGCCACCGCCATCCCGGCGACCGCCGTGCTGCGGCTGAGCCCCCGCACCATCCTCACGAAAGGCAAGTGA
- a CDS encoding ABC transporter ATP-binding protein, giving the protein MTGPTATPPVLRLTDVSHTYAGQRRRTTVLRSIDHDFERGTFYTILGPSGSGKTTLLSLASGLDTPTKGAISFDGHDLTALGLGRYRNQHAATIFQQYNLLTYMTALQNVTCAMEITGTRPPTGNRKSRALLLLEAIGLDRATATRNVMQLSGGQQQRVAIARALACDVDILFADEPTGNLDEDTAQGIIDTFRELAHDQGKCVIVVTHSQQLATQSDRILHLRKGRLTEQRNAS; this is encoded by the coding sequence ATGACCGGCCCCACCGCCACCCCGCCCGTGCTGCGCCTCACCGACGTCAGCCACACGTACGCCGGCCAGCGGCGCAGGACCACCGTGCTCAGGAGCATCGACCACGACTTCGAGCGCGGCACCTTCTACACCATCCTGGGACCCTCCGGCAGCGGCAAGACCACCCTGCTCAGTCTGGCCAGCGGTCTCGACACGCCCACGAAGGGCGCCATCAGCTTCGACGGCCACGACCTCACCGCACTCGGCCTCGGCCGCTACCGCAACCAGCACGCCGCCACGATCTTCCAGCAGTACAACCTCCTCACCTACATGACCGCCCTCCAGAACGTCACCTGCGCCATGGAGATCACGGGCACCAGACCCCCCACAGGCAACCGCAAAAGCCGTGCCCTGCTCCTGCTGGAGGCGATCGGCCTGGACAGGGCGACGGCGACCCGCAACGTGATGCAGCTCTCCGGCGGCCAGCAGCAGCGTGTCGCCATCGCCCGCGCCCTCGCCTGCGACGTCGACATCCTCTTCGCCGACGAACCCACCGGAAACCTCGACGAGGACACGGCCCAGGGCATCATCGACACCTTTCGCGAGCTCGCCCACGATCAGGGGAAGTGCGTCATCGTCGTCACCCACTCCCAGCAACTGGCCACACAGTCCGACCGCATCCTCCACCTGCGCAAGGGCAGGCTCACGGAACAGCGGAACGCCTCATGA